In a genomic window of Perognathus longimembris pacificus isolate PPM17 chromosome 21, ASM2315922v1, whole genome shotgun sequence:
- the LOC125339706 gene encoding beta-defensin 15-like: protein MKTFLFLSAVLLLLAPAKNAFFDEKCLKLNGRCGNYCYKNEELTGLCQRGLKCCVTIQPCGRGDYE from the exons ATGaagactttcctcttcctctcagctGTGCTCCTGCTTCTGGCCCCAG CCAAGAACGCCTTTTTTGATGAGAAGTGCCTCAAGCTTAACGGAAGATGCGGGAATTATTGCTACAAAAACGAAGAGCTCACGGGCCTCTGCCAGAGAGGCCTGAAGTGCTGCGTGACCATCCAGCCCTGTGGGCGGGGCGACTATGAGTGA